The following nucleotide sequence is from Bacteroidota bacterium.
CACCGTACCAATAACAATCCCAAGGATTCATTATGAAAGCAGGACAACGCATGGCGTGCTTGCCGGCGCTACTTCTTTTCTCCATTCTGTTGATAAGCGGCCTCACGTACGGTGGCAAGAATCCCCACAATGTGTGGACTCTGGAGACGAAAGAAGATGTCGAGGCGAAGTACTTTTTGGAAGACGGAAAGTACTTCTTTGTTCGAGCGGAGGATTGGATGCATTTCTTTGACGGAGAAAACGGAACGGAACTCTGGAAGCTGCGGATTCCTGATTACGAACCGGCGGGCCTTCACATGCTCTGGAATGAGAAGGATTACATCGTGAGCAATGAAAACGAAGAACTCGTCTGCTACGATGTGTACACAGGCAAAGTGAAGTGGCAACAGAAGTATACCGACATCGATCAGGATGACTACAACGACATGGACAACACCAAGGCAGGCGCCCTTCTATATTACGACGATATGGCGTTGTGTGTTGATTTCAGCAGCGGAAAGGAACTCTGGCGCCGCGAGATTCGATTTGACAAGAATCGTGTCGACAAAGGCTTGTCGACCCTGTGGTACACGTGGGGGGATGAGATTGGGAACAGATTCCTCTTTGCCACAAGAGACGGCATGCTATTGCTGGATGCAAAAACAGGAAAAGAATTGTGGAAGAAAGAAAAAGACGGCGAGCTTTCGGACAAAGAAGAGATTGATGCAGTGAATTTCTACGGCTCGAAAGCGCTGTTGATGTACGATAATGATATGATTGGATTTCTCGACCTGAAAGGGGGCAAGGAACTTTGGACGAGGAAGGTGGAAATCGGTGATATCGAAGGATATTCGACCATTGAGAACGCCGGTGGCTCGGATTACCTCCTGCTCTCGCTTGACGATACCCAAACAATGATCAATCTTACCACAGGCCAAATTGCGTGGGAAACAAAACCCGATCAACTGGTCGGCATCCTTACCAAGTATCGCGTGATGGGTGACGGGAGGAATGTTGTGTGTTACTTCAAACAGAAGAATGCGCCGAAGGAACGAGGCACCTATCTGGTTCTTTACAACATTGAAATTGCCACAGGGAAGGTGAACTACAAGGAGAAAATCGCCTTTACGGAATGGGCTCCTGCCACCGGCTTCGCCAACTTCCTCTCAAAAGCGCTGACAGGCAAGAAGGCATTTGAGGCAGCGGACTATGGTTTTGTCTTCTCCGAATACGAAGTTGACGGAGATGTCGTGTTCCTGATTCGTGGAACAAAAGGGGCCGGCGATATGGCGGATCCTCTCAGTCGCAAGGGAGATGGGGAAGGGCTTGTGCGCATCAATCTCAACAGCGGAAAGGTGGCTTACCGGTCCTACTTCCCGCTCAACAAAGAAAGCTCCTTTTGGACGAAGGCGAATTTCGACATCAACGCGGCGCCTGAACCGGAAATTGCAGGGGACAACATCTACCTTGTGGGTGCCGAGCGGGTCGTTTCTGCTAATCTGAAAACAGGGAAAATAAACTGGAAGATTGATGACGATCTCGGCTTCCCCGTTGATTGGGGTATCATCGATAACACGATATACCTCAAAGTCGGGTATCAGGCATTCGATATTTCCATTAATGCGAAAAGCGGAAACATTGATGCGAAGAAATCGTGGAACAAAGATCCGTACCGCATCTATGCCATTGATGCATCAAACGGCAAAACAATCTGGAAGATAGATTTCAAGTATGATCCGGGACTTGCCATGAAGGGTGGCTCGGTCAGCATTGATCCTGTTACGCGAACAATGATCGGTGCCGACGAGGAACATTTGTTTGCGGTTCGTCTCACCCGGGATGCCGGCGGCAAGAAGCTCTGGTCGCTGAACTTTGACAAAGACCTGAAAGTAGGGGAACTTGACCACGAGGACTGTTATGCCGTAACCCGGACATCCTCCTCATCAACTTCCGTTGGGTGGAATTACACGACGACGACAACAAGCTACTCAGCAACTGCCCAGCACGTATTGTATCCCGTTCTTCGCGGCGATCACATTGTTGTATTCGGTCCGGATGGCGTTGCTTCTGTGAGCATGGACGGCAAAGTTCAGTGGCGCACGGAATGGAAGTGGGCAGGCAAGAAGGTCACGCTGCCTCCTCAATTTCTGAACAACGGAAAGATTGTGTATATGGTGAAGGAAGATATCCAATTGATGGATGAGAAAACGGGGAAGATCCACTGGAAGGAAGAGGATGATTACGATGCCACCCCGATCATTCCCCCGAATAACAAGTTCCTGTACATGCTCGAGAAAGATGAAATTCGGGTCTACAGAATGGCGGAGTAATTGAATCGCGTTGCGCGTAGGGGCGACGCTCCGGTCGCCCCTACAGCATCTGTTTCCGCAGCTCGCTTTCCATTTTGACTCCCAGAAGCACCCGCCGGATAACTCCTTCGCTCACAATCACCGTTGTGGGTGTAGCCATCACTCCAAATGCACTGGCCGTCGGCTTGTCTTTGGAAATATCTACCTTGAATATATTCGGCAGTTCCATCCTGAGTCTGTCAATAGTAGGGGTAAGCTTCTTGCATTGACTGCATGTCGGACTGAAAAAGTATGCCAACACTTTTTCGCCTCGTGCTATCGCTTCTCCGAGCGGGCCCGTGATGCCTTCAATCCTCTTTCCTGTATTGCGTTTTGATTTCCAGAGGGCATAGAGTTGCACAGCGAGGAGCAACAACAAGAGAGTAGTGAGTATGGCGAATATGCCGGTCATGCCGACGGCTTTTCAGAGTCTCTGGGTTTGGAAGACCAGCCGGCCACCGCACCGATCAATGCGCCGTATCCCGTGCTGATGTACGGGTTGGAAGTAATCGGGCAGGAGCCGCCGAGACACCCAATGTAGTAGTAGTACGCGTACCCGCCGATGGCGCCGAGAAGCGCGACGAGTGTACGTTTCAGCCAAATGTTCATGCCATTTCCTTTTCAACAAGTTCTCTGTTCATCTCATAAACGAGGGCATCGAGAGCTTCGCTTGTCCACCCTTTATCAAGCGCAAGTTCCTCCAACGTACCCCATGTCGGCTCGCCGCAAACCAGACAGGGGAGATTCCGGCTGATGAGAAACTTCACCGATCCGGGAAACAGGTCGATGAGCTCTTCAATGCTGATCGTTCGTTCTATGCGAGTCACGTTCTTCTCCGAACATACGACGGATGACATCTCCAATATACGCCCTCGTTGCCTGCATAACGAGGGCGCTCGAACACTCTTGTTCAAATCTGCTGCACAGTGTCTCGCCCACTTTCCGTGCGTCGGCCTCCGAGGTGGATGTTCTCAGCATCGTTTCTGCCTCGGCACAATACTGTTTGAGCAGTTCTTGCTGGGGGTCGGGCGGTTTATGAACAAGGGTTCCCATCGCTTAGCCTTATTCTACTTGCTCTTCGTGGTTGTAGAGAGCTTGAACGGCATGTACAACGGGCAGAAGCCGATGGCGCTTGTCGCCAGAAGAATAATCGCCAAGATGCCAAGTACAACGCCGAGCGTGCCGCTGATGGTTCCATTCAAAAGAAGGAATCCGAGTATGAGAGCCGCAACAACACGTAGGATGCGGTCAGTTGTTCCCATGTTCTTTTGCATGATTTGTTACTCCAATCTGGTGGTGAGATCCGGCAAACGCCGGGTGAATTCTGCGGATAAGATGACGAGGGCTCGCCGAAAGGGTCAAGAAATCTATGACTTACGGCCTCTTCCCGCTCCAGGTTTGCCGTGTGCGGCCTCGAGAATAGCAAGGTCGATAACCTTATGCAATTTCCGGTGTGTTTTGAGCGGGATAGACGGACCTTCCTGTTTCTTGTAGAGAAGGATAGTCTTCTTCAGAGAATCGAGATATGCAGTACAATTCGGGCAGGAGTCGAGATGTTTTTTGATCGCCCGGCATTTCGGGCTGTTCATGTCCGCATCCAGATTCAGACAAATGTACTGGTACACTCCTTTGCATTTCATGTTACGTCTCCTCCGAAATCATATACGGGTTCAACCGGTCCCGCAGAAACGCCCGAGCTCTTCGCAGCCGTGATTTTGTCGCTTCAACCGAGATACCGAGAATCTTCGCCGTCTCCTCATTCGTATTTCCTTCCACATCTCTCAACACAAACACCACACGATAGTCGACAGGGAGTTTAAGAATCGCATCGTCCAGCACGTCTTTCAATTCACGCTTTAGCAGTGTGTCGGCGGGCGTTTCTTCCCACCGGGGGGTGGTATGCCTGTGTGTCCCATCATCGGTTACCGGCGGATGGTCGTACGATTCAAGCACCGCATCCATCTTCCGGCGCCGTCGCTTCATCAAACAATGATTGGCCGTGATCCTGTACAACCATGTCGTCAGCTTCGAGCGTCCGTCGAAGGAGTCGAGGCTGCGATACATGCTGATAAAAGTATCCTGCAATGCTTCTTCCGCTTTTTCCTTATCCCTGCACACTTTGTAGGAGAATCGGTACACTGTCTCTTCGTAGCGCTTGACGAGGGATGTAAACGCGGCCTTGTTTCCCCGTTTTGCCTCGAGTACAAGTTGAGCGTCTGATGCCGTCTGAACTGTTTTCACTGATATGATGATGTGAAAAGTGAAAGGTGTCAGCATCAACCTACT
It contains:
- a CDS encoding PQQ-binding-like beta-propeller repeat protein; protein product: MKAGQRMACLPALLLFSILLISGLTYGGKNPHNVWTLETKEDVEAKYFLEDGKYFFVRAEDWMHFFDGENGTELWKLRIPDYEPAGLHMLWNEKDYIVSNENEELVCYDVYTGKVKWQQKYTDIDQDDYNDMDNTKAGALLYYDDMALCVDFSSGKELWRREIRFDKNRVDKGLSTLWYTWGDEIGNRFLFATRDGMLLLDAKTGKELWKKEKDGELSDKEEIDAVNFYGSKALLMYDNDMIGFLDLKGGKELWTRKVEIGDIEGYSTIENAGGSDYLLLSLDDTQTMINLTTGQIAWETKPDQLVGILTKYRVMGDGRNVVCYFKQKNAPKERGTYLVLYNIEIATGKVNYKEKIAFTEWAPATGFANFLSKALTGKKAFEAADYGFVFSEYEVDGDVVFLIRGTKGAGDMADPLSRKGDGEGLVRINLNSGKVAYRSYFPLNKESSFWTKANFDINAAPEPEIAGDNIYLVGAERVVSANLKTGKINWKIDDDLGFPVDWGIIDNTIYLKVGYQAFDISINAKSGNIDAKKSWNKDPYRIYAIDASNGKTIWKIDFKYDPGLAMKGGSVSIDPVTRTMIGADEEHLFAVRLTRDAGGKKLWSLNFDKDLKVGELDHEDCYAVTRTSSSSTSVGWNYTTTTTSYSATAQHVLYPVLRGDHIVVFGPDGVASVSMDGKVQWRTEWKWAGKKVTLPPQFLNNGKIVYMVKEDIQLMDEKTGKIHWKEEDDYDATPIIPPNNKFLYMLEKDEIRVYRMAE
- a CDS encoding thioredoxin family protein — translated: MTGIFAILTTLLLLLLAVQLYALWKSKRNTGKRIEGITGPLGEAIARGEKVLAYFFSPTCSQCKKLTPTIDRLRMELPNIFKVDISKDKPTASAFGVMATPTTVIVSEGVIRRVLLGVKMESELRKQML
- a CDS encoding DUF1858 domain-containing protein, coding for MTRIERTISIEELIDLFPGSVKFLISRNLPCLVCGEPTWGTLEELALDKGWTSEALDALVYEMNRELVEKEMA
- a CDS encoding DUF2892 domain-containing protein codes for the protein MQKNMGTTDRILRVVAALILGFLLLNGTISGTLGVVLGILAIILLATSAIGFCPLYMPFKLSTTTKSK
- a CDS encoding sigma-70 family RNA polymerase sigma factor — translated: MLTPFTFHIIISVKTVQTASDAQLVLEAKRGNKAAFTSLVKRYEETVYRFSYKVCRDKEKAEEALQDTFISMYRSLDSFDGRSKLTTWLYRITANHCLMKRRRRKMDAVLESYDHPPVTDDGTHRHTTPRWEETPADTLLKRELKDVLDDAILKLPVDYRVVFVLRDVEGNTNEETAKILGISVEATKSRLRRARAFLRDRLNPYMISEET